atccgtaaccaaagggagtcgctggagagctttccgacgacctTCCCTTGGTCaacctacgcctcttcctaccctcgtacagcaccccaCTGCGCCTCGGGGGACCAATTTACACATACATCACATTGGTCGGTTCGGGAAGCATTTCTCGCCCCCGACACACGAAAAAAACATAACTTATGAGGATCAATatctgggtaagagcggaaatccgccgcatttacgcccctccaccCGGACACACCTCTACGGGCAGTTGgtggcgcggcgaaagctcttcttgatccatgattaattaatcttcactcaatgaaaaatgaaaacaaaaaagtacttacaatttcattcaagacccACACCCCCACCACACACCAGTCAGAAGAAACATTGTAAACATCAAAAGAACACGAcgaaaatagcgggcagagcgatgacgaacacgtcctgtcacaccacggccgcgcgcacgaccggacaagcagttaactaccgttcttccctttgttcgaagcttacgaccgtacccagctgccgctagttaccttcctattgttaaaggaccgagggtttgtattacgtatcggaaacaaataacaaatacagTGATTCCAAAGTTAACTTGGGAatgtaaacataaaacaaaattatgcaCTAGtctacacattaaaaaccaacttATGAACTATTCAAGATACGAATGGCCGTCTGGAATGTAACTCGCTCATAAATAACGAAATGAAGCTGTAAAAACACAAGAGCAATAATGATTTAATCATTTATGGGAACAGCATTGCAACCACGAAAAGTTGAAATTCGAGGATCGCTGGACAGTAAAATGAAATTTGCAATAGCTTCCAACACATCGATGTTACCCTACATAAAATGTGGGGACCATCTATACCTAATGAGCAAAGAATTTTCTTCCACTTACCTGACCTAGTTTTAAACTTCTTCTTATCTTCTCCCAGCACAACACCAAAGGTTACATGATCAACTCTTACTTTACTTGGGTTATAAAACTTTGCCTTTTTAGCACACGCCAAGAAACTCTAGAAAAGAAACAGTTCATTTCATAAATGAAATCTGACAATGCATATTTAAAGAATGCCTTAATATTATCATCTCTTAATTTATTCATCTCCAGTCTCAATACTTGGATAACTagcaacaaataataatactacaggaaacaattacaaaatcatacaaatataaacattaaCAAAAAAAGTCTTGGACATTACCTTAAAATGTTGTGACTGACCAGCATCAGTAACATAGATCAGCCACCGGCCTTTCTCCTCTTCTATTCTCTGCTTCAAACAAGCCATATCTGAAGTATCGTAAGTAAATCCTCCATCTGATTTTACAACTGTCAAAGGAATTTCTGCTCCTTCAGCAAACATCACCTGaggaaaaataaatcagaattcCATTGAAGGACACTCCAACTTCCTTACTCATcttcttaaaatataataaaacttccTTAAAAAGTTTAGCACATTGAAATTTTACTCTCATCAGATGGCAAACAATAAAATTCTACATACTTATTTTGGTAAAATCTGAATGAAAACAGCAAATTCTTCAGCAGTGGCTTCACATAATGTATTAATGACATGAATACACACCTTTCTTCCTTCATCTTCCTCCAAAAGCCCAGCTGCATTTAGTTCTTTTACCAGAGACTCCATTCGGCTCTGATAAAAAGATTCTCCTCTGTTGACTATACGAATCTGTAGTCTTTCATACACctaaaagtaaaatcattttactatatataattacagatacagatttatgaatgaaaatttgCAGGCAAAGAATCCAAACTGACTTTTCCAGGAGAAAAGACGTTTGGGAAtgtaatggggagagagagagagagagagagagagagagagagagagagagagagagagagagagagagagagagagagagagagcacgaccCAGCAGACAAGACAAAGATCATTTTCAGCAAGttcctattttttatatatacgtacatgtaacATGTATGTTTATCTACtttgtagttttagttttttattatctaattacattattcatttttttttctgcaaagaaagagagagagagagagagagagagagagagagagagagagagagagagagagagaaatattttatatttcatacatatgTAACAGGCATTTATGATAAATTCTAAACTAATTTGAACTTTTCTCTCATTCAACTCActtcaaaaacagaaataataattttttgttaccTGGCCAACATAAGAAACATCTCCAGGTCTTTCAATAAATGTCAATTTACTACTGATGAAGAAATTGTGAAAGACCAATGAAACTGCAGGTTTTAAACTGCACATTTTGAAATATATCAACAAATTTCCTTATTAAAGTATTTCATTACTAATTGAATCCTCCTAAACATTTTACAGATGACTTTGCATGTGTACTAAGCCGGATGTACAATGTTTTGGATTAGATATACATTACTATATTTGTTataccttttaataaaaaaatttccagttACGCCTAATGTACAATGCTTAGGATCAGACATATTGTgtacatatctttttatttttacttgttaagCCTAATTATAAAGTTCATGAATAATCATCATATTTCACGTAAACTATATCTTGAAACTTATCTCAACTGCAAGCCAAATAAAGTTATTATCAAGAGTGATTTTAAGTGAACTAGCAAGACCTTACAAGGTTCCTAAATAGAATATTCGGTAATACCTTTTGGAATTCCTGCTTTGAAATATCACAGATTTCTTCCCATCCTTTGATATGTACTGGGTCATGTGCCTGTAACTGTACCACCGCTTCATAAGCTCTTTTCTTGAAGGCTTCATCTTCGTCAAACCGTTTCTTTGATTCTTTATAGAATGCTTGGAGATCAGCTATGGGTGGAGGGTTATTGGCAAAATCAGGATAGGTATCCTGGAAGAAGAGACATTCTTTTAATGCAAAACAAACttgcagtttgaaaaaaaaaactaactccaTACATAATAAAGCAagttaatgatataaaaaaaataagaaatcacACACTAGCAACTAATAACCAAATAAGCTGGATCAAAGACTTGCCTTCAAATGTGCAATTAACATGCCAAACTGCGTTCCCCAGTCACCCAAGTGATTTATCCGAAGCACATCATGACCCAGAAATTCTAAAAGTCGGCATATGCTATCTCCAATGATGGTTGACCTGTATAGACAGAAAAGTTAATAGACAAATACCACATAGAAACCACCCTAAAAATTTTGATGAcagattataaaattaaaaataattgtacgAATTTTTGGTTATGTAGTAAAAATCCTTCACTAAAACcagtaagatggaggaaataAACAAACCATGGTTGAATAATAAAGACTGGACATATCTCCCTGCAGGCCAAATCACCACACCAAAAACCAATTATAACACTGCTCATAATTTACATTCAAAGGACttaacaaaatgacaaatttttaatcaacttgtatttttcatagctaacaaatctgaggtcttaacaataggataattcttagtgtgccagctggaaaccagttaaaacaatcatagaatgtaaagcaaggaatctgtgagatctggcaactcctgcgcgCACGAGGTGGGAGCCGGTGACAGCAGATAATTTTATGAACTTTTAGAACAAGAacgtaaaatgaaaatatgtaacactggtaatcaaaataaaaggaaGTAAGTTTCATTCTTATCAACTATGGGTATGTTTGTTACTGCAAAAAACCAAACCTTGATTTACAACTGATAATATACATTTCCTGATACACTGAATAACTATTCTCTAATTCTGAATTTCAACATACCTGAGATGACCAACATGCATTTCTTTAGCAATGTTAGGTGATGAAAAATCTACTACTACTCGCTCAGGTACTGTTGGAGGCGGAGTGACGCCATTCAGGACAACGTTGGTCACCTAAGTTAGAAATACTTATGCTTACTACAACCATGAATTTTATATCTCATCAAATGAAACCTTAATATCCTAAGACATTTAATTATTCTATACAAACCAATTTTCCAAAAGAACTCAAAATATTATGCTATGGAAATTAAACTTTGGGTTAGCTGTAGAAAGTACTTTGTGCTAAAATATGGTATGGATCAAGTAGCAGTACCTTTTACAAATGTTCTCATAATACTTCTGGGTTGTAAATCTAACTGGATGAAAATGTTGTTGGCATGTCACCAAAGTTAATAGGTATCCTACTGTTAAGCAACATCTTAACAGGACACAACTGTACAAGCCACAATGCAACTGACATTTAAATAAGAGAACTATGACTaactttataataaatttttatttctcatatctaacaaaccttcagtcttaacagaAAAAGTAGGAGTACTTGCTAAGATTAAATTGATTTACAGAATTCAaacttgtaaaataataataaattgtccaCAAACTATCTACAAATAACATGAATCATTCATGGAGAAATCCAAGTAGTAAAAGAGCTGACTGCCACAATAAAATCAACCAGTACCATTTACCAAAAACAAGTTAAGCATAAAAAATTTGTCTTAACATTTGGTTCAATTTTTATAAACACAAACTCAGCACTTctggctatcatcaaaatcagaaacaaaagCAGTATACAAATTTATGGACTATCTGTTCTAGGACATTACACATATTTACGTACCTGCTCTCTAATAAAGttttgatttaaatatatattaataaaacctGGACCTGAGAGATCTAGTTTTGATATAACAGGGTCATCTGCAACAGCTTTTAAAACAGTGTCTCCAACTTCTCTTGGGTTTTTTTTCAAAGTCTgtaagaaaaacaggaaaaaataaatgcttctATCTTCCAGTAAAGAATATTTCCTCTGTACAATTATATATTTCCAGTTAAACAACCATTGGAACTTAAACACA
This is a stretch of genomic DNA from Macrobrachium nipponense isolate FS-2020 chromosome 46, ASM1510439v2, whole genome shotgun sequence. It encodes these proteins:
- the LOC135214931 gene encoding arginine--tRNA ligase, cytoplasmic-like isoform X2, translated to MSDFPHKKLCTQGGGNHHLTSSRNVESLGGDACSLAPNVDFSRHMCNILGHLEEVFTSAVLKAYPDVTNPVVQIQVSKHADYQCNAALALAKTLKKNPREVGDTVLKAVADDPVISKLDLSGPGFINIYLNQNFIREQVTNVVLNGVTPPPTVPERVVVDFSSPNIAKEMHVGHLRSTIIGDSICRLLEFLGHDVLRINHLGDWGTQFGMLIAHLKDTYPDFANNPPPIADLQAFYKESKKRFDEDEAFKKRAYEAVVQLQAHDPVHIKGWEEICDISKQEFQKVYERLQIRIVNRGESFYQSRMESLVKELNAAGLLEEDEGRKVMFAEGAEIPLTVVKSDGGFTYDTSDMACLKQRIEEEKGRWLIYVTDAGQSQHFKSFLACAKKAKFYNPSKVRVDHVTFGVVLGEDKKKFKTRSGDTVRLVDLLNEGCQRSEEKLKEKERDKVLTSEEFIKARDAVAYGCIKYADLSHDRSRDYIFSFDRMLDFRGNTAAYLLYALTRIRSIARTAGVKRENIISEAQKGPVLLDHEKEWKLARTLLKLPDVLIKITEDLYIHPLCEYLYEVSSVFTEFYDTCYCVEKDQTGKIVKINHGRLILCEAVAVIMEKCFAILGIETVSKM